One window of Dyadobacter sandarakinus genomic DNA carries:
- a CDS encoding O-antigen ligase family protein codes for MHALIVCSALRCIAALAMIFLISVIAPSLLDTGESEVQTIIVLAFFVFCALTLASNEPDPVFGFLSIPVLTQFIHLFEKYDFPAGAMSIWRLLPFLLMLVFLFDKLSKRSFILSKETRTGIAAWILMHLLFLLITPKPGEVVFAGCLFYILLLPLSFLFLQNVSVESSFLIWIENSLCLLFFVLGLGTIGLVVAGSQYKGSTNLLVTRNIADTNVTMAYFILLWPFVLLYCRRNRERLVRLAGIVMLLIMVVISFSRGSVLLMVPYLLLTLTLDGSFRYIAALLFVIGIIAMLRPDLMHTDAAGELAYSWKLRIEDFMTGTQSAGKLHQISGRSEIHATALRIFYESPVIGSGISSFEVLGPGYREAHSLFYTLLAEEGILGTAYFYFLLYIVAQELGSKILYNTACQLLFASFIFYLIFNHTVGSVFVILPRKSLTINCIAPILILGQYFYAQDLRTSARFTG; via the coding sequence ATGCATGCATTGATCGTCTGCTCAGCCCTTCGTTGCATTGCTGCATTAGCAATGATCTTTCTGATCAGTGTAATCGCACCATCTCTGCTAGATACCGGGGAAAGTGAGGTACAAACCATAATTGTTCTGGCTTTTTTCGTGTTTTGTGCCCTTACGCTGGCCAGCAATGAACCTGATCCGGTATTCGGATTCTTATCAATTCCTGTCTTAACCCAGTTTATTCACCTGTTTGAAAAGTATGATTTTCCGGCAGGGGCTATGTCCATCTGGCGGTTGCTGCCTTTCTTGTTAATGCTTGTCTTCCTCTTCGATAAGCTGAGCAAGAGGTCTTTTATATTATCAAAAGAAACCCGAACGGGCATTGCAGCATGGATTTTAATGCATTTGCTCTTTCTGCTCATTACTCCGAAGCCAGGTGAGGTCGTCTTTGCAGGTTGTCTCTTTTATATTTTACTGCTGCCCCTTTCATTTTTGTTTTTGCAAAATGTTTCAGTTGAAAGCAGCTTTCTGATATGGATAGAGAATAGTTTGTGTCTCCTCTTTTTTGTACTTGGTCTTGGAACCATTGGTTTGGTAGTGGCTGGCTCACAATACAAAGGGTCCACCAACCTGCTGGTTACCAGGAACATTGCCGACACAAACGTTACCATGGCATACTTCATCCTCTTATGGCCTTTCGTATTGCTGTATTGCCGGAGGAATAGAGAGCGGCTGGTCAGGCTGGCAGGGATCGTGATGCTCCTGATCATGGTCGTTATTTCATTTTCAAGAGGATCGGTGCTGCTGATGGTACCCTACCTTTTGCTTACCCTCACACTCGACGGTTCATTCCGTTACATTGCTGCATTGTTGTTCGTCATCGGCATCATTGCAATGCTTCGCCCCGACCTAATGCATACTGATGCTGCCGGAGAGCTCGCTTACTCCTGGAAATTGCGAATAGAAGATTTTATGACCGGCACACAGTCTGCGGGCAAGCTGCACCAGATCAGCGGTCGATCCGAAATCCATGCAACTGCCCTGCGTATATTCTATGAAAGTCCGGTTATTGGAAGCGGGATCAGCAGCTTTGAGGTACTGGGACCCGGGTACCGGGAGGCGCACTCGCTTTTTTACACATTGCTCGCCGAAGAAGGAATACTAGGCACTGCTTATTTTTACTTTCTGCTATACATTGTTGCTCAGGAACTTGGCAGCAAAATACTGTATAACACAGCATGTCAGCTCCTTTTTGCCAGTTTTATATTCTATCTCATTTTCAATCATACTGTGGGTAGCGTCTTTGTTATTTTACCACGTAAAAGTTTGACCATCAATTGCATTGCTCCCATTCTCATCCTGGGACAATACTTTTATGCGCAGGATTTAAGAACCTCCGCAAGGTTTACCGGATGA